The window GTGACTGTGCCTCTCGAAacaaaaaaatcatgtttttttccttccgcgaaagACACGGTATCACTTACATGAGAAGCACGGATTTGCTTCCGCAAGAGCCACAATTGTGCCTTTCGGAAACGGTTTTCAGAAAGGGAAAAAACATGCTCCCGTGTGGTTTTTTGtctggttttttcgtgaaaaaaagtttgtgAAAACCTACCAACAAGCGatttagttttgaagatcttgacgtGAGGAATCTAAGATGAAAACGGATCAAGATTTGAACGCGGTTTAAAGAGATAAAACATAATTTGAATAAACGGATttacgaaaaaaaggaaaaactcgcAGGACTCCTGTTTCGGTTCAAAAGAGGTCTCCGCGCCGAATAGGAGCACTCCTGATTTCGTGGTAATTGGGCCGGGCCCAACGTGCGCGGAAATACGCAGTTCGCCAGGGTCACGGGCGTAAATACGACCCGTTTCCTCTCTAAGTTTAGCCACCGCAATCGCATCGTCCTAGGGtttaagcagcagcagcagccccgCCGCATCCAGATCCCCAACCCAAACCCTCGAACCCGGAgaactcgccgccgacgacagccaaGATGTTTCTAGGCGCGATGCCCCGGAAGCCGAGCAAGGAGGCGGCGTACAAGGAGCTGCGCTTGCATCTCAGCATCATGGCGGGCTGCATCGCCGTCATCCGCGCCGCCCCCTACATCCTCCACTACCTCACCCGCGAGCCCGGCATGACGGAGCTCAAGCTCGAGCTCTAGGTGATTCCTCCCGCCCACGCTCTTCCTTCTCTAGGGTTTGGTCGATTTGGGTGCGTTGCGCGTGTGATCTGTTTTCGGATCGTCGTGCGGCCGCTCGGTTTGGTACGGTATCATAGGGTTTCGTAGCCGTAGATCGGATTCTAATGAGTGTCCTTATTACTAGGGTTGCTAAAGCTTGTAATTCTATTCTTTCGTGTGTAAAGCAGGCGATCTGTTGGTTTTTTAATGATCTTTTAGTTTGGTAATGCTGATTTGCAAactgagaaattattgaacctaacTAATGACCTTCAACGAGTAGATAGAAAGGAAAAGTTATGTTTCATGACAACTTTGTAAAGATTATACTCCctacgatccatattacttgtgaaGTTGTACTAACCTTGTACTGAaccagcgacaagtaatatggatcgaagGGAGTAGCATGTTTTAAAGAGTCCAACTAGCTTTTAGATAGGTTGTGATATTGAATTCGTTTAGCTGATTTGCCGTTCTCAAACTATGTTATAATCCCTTGTTTTAGCAGTATCATTATGGTGATTGGAAGATCGATTTATTGGTTCATAACCCTTTTTTTAATAAATGCAGTAAGATTGAGTATTTTATCTGTTTTGATCACAGTTGCACCTCTTGCTGTTATTTGTTATCTTGTTTAATTTTGGCCAATgaatcaagaagtattaatgtattGATGGTACTTGGCTCCTTTCTGAGAACAATGATAACTGTATTTTATGGCTTCATTGATGcagtatccagtatgttctgaaTATTAATTTTCCTTTTTAGCATTATCTATTAGATTGTTCTATATTTACATACTACCTCCATCTCGGTGaacaagtcattcgcgtagttctaggtcgacaatttaactatctaaatatgtattatatgtgacaaaaaatatatatttagaaactacatccgtgtagaaatctaataatatacttttcatgacatataacacatatttaattcctcaaatcgatgacctagaactacacgAATGACTaattcaccgagacggaggtagtacaaTTCTTGTAGAATTGACTTTGTGGTACATAAGCAAAGTCTTCCGTAATGTTTGTTATTTATTGACATTGCTTCTGAAGAAGGAATGGTAGAATCTTGTCAGTTATGCTTGTGCATTTTTTGTGCTGTTTAtagaataatagtcgtaatgttttcTTAAGACTGTCGTTAGCTATCTTTTAATTGACCATTGCAGTTAGGATTATCCATTATATATATTTCGAATGATCCCATTAACCAGATCATTATAATTCTGGCAACACAACAGCTGCAAAAACTGTACTGGATTTAAGTTGGGAAGAAGCTAACTATTGTCTGCTTTAGAAAGAACTAAAAATTGTATTTGAGGTTGGTCTTGATCAGTCATATACTCATATGTTGACTGGACATTCTGAGTTGTAGAAACAGACCTAGTCATTATGCCCAATTCATTTTGGACCCGGATAAGTGCCACATATGTGGCACGGACACATGGCAACTCTGAATGTTTTTGATGGCAAGTTTAGTGACGGGAGGATGACAACTTCATCAGTTGTAAAGCATGGCAACTTTCTTTTCGGATGGCAAGTTTCAGTTTATATTTTGGATTTGTTTTTTCTTTTGAatggcaactttagttgtaaaAAACATCAGGGCAGGAGTGGTCCGTGCCACACATGTGGCACTTATCATTGGGTTCATTTTAAATGCAAGGTTTAATTGAATTGAATTGTCTTGGTTCCTGCCCATTAGTCATAATCTGATGGGAACGTGGTTTTGCCTGAGACCCCACACCACTAGCCATCTTTTTCCTTCCCCTGTGATCTTCTGTTTAAATTGCTGAGACTTCGTTGTTTTCTCATTATTATTCAATGCTAGGAAGTTATGTGGACAAACGCAAACTACTCAGTTCTGTCACTGTTTTGAGTTTTAATATCCTTTATCTCCTGATAAGTTATTGGTAATAGCAATTGGTTGCACCACAAGATTTTGTTCTGGACTTTCTATAGTTGCATTAACGTATTTGAATTGTTATTTTTGTTTGATACCGATTGCAATAAGCCAGATGCTGACTATGTGTTTTATCCTTGTTATTAGGTGCGACTGGGATGGTGAAGTTACTCTCAGGAGCAGACTTTGAAGTACCTTGTCAAACATGAAATTAGTTTTCCTTGTTAGTATTTCGTCTTTCTATAGTGTGAGAATTCAATGACAGTGTTCGCATAAACTCTGTTGGTTGTGGTTACCACTGCCACTGCCCCAGCAACTTTGTGGGTTTTTAACAATCAGTGATGCGTGCCTCATATATTTCATTATTGCTGGGATGTGATTTGTCGTTGCTATACTGAATGTGTTTCAGTTGTTCCCTCTTGCCACTAGCATAGACCTGTCTTTTATGCAATTCAGATACTAGTAGAAGCAGCATCTTTGCGAACCATGCGAATTTGTAGTCCGTGGAGCAAATTGCGCCTTGGATAAGAAAACAACGATAAGGGCATGTAGAAACTCTGAGATATATCCTGATCGGAACTCGAAAGCTCAGACGGATCCTGGATCTTGGAAAACCTGTTGTTCCACATGCCATATGGTGGTGATAAGCTCAAATGAAATGGGTAAAGAGCTGGGGGAGCAATACACTGAAATAACAGGGTTGCCTCATTACCCCAAACCAAACTTGAAAAAAATCACCCATCCCGCTGTCTGGGTTTGATGTCGAGCTCGCTGTTTTTTAGGACCATGAGCCGATTCCTTCTTCTTCGGTGACCTAGCCAGGCCGGGCAGTCGTTGAAGATCGCTGTGCTAGATCACCACTGACTTTGAGCACCACCTGACGAAGACCGTCACTCCTGCACACATCTCCTTTGCCATCCCACCCACCACAGCCCTACACACACAGGCTGCCCTCTTATGTACCGTTTCCCCCTTTTTTTGGTATCGATCAACTCTTGGATAAACCTGAGATTGTTTGAAATATATATATTCTAAATAGTGGATTCCATATGCTGTTTCTGAGATGTACTTCCTGTAAATACAGCTGTTTTGCGGTAAATGGCGCAATACATTTTGCAGCCCAGCTGATTTAACTTCACTGAGGGTGTTACTGACTTGTTCATtttgtgagaaagggcaatacatTTCTGCTCATTAGAAATATGTATGCCACCGGATAAAACGAGAAAAACAAAATGAGAGAGATGTCATTTTCACAACATGGTTGCTTTTCCTGGCTATACGGTTCAGTGATGCACAAGGCTTGCATGGTGAAACTTCAGGAACACAGCAAGTCCAACATGTTCCCCAATTGAACTTCTCCATCAGAGAGCTCATGTTCAACGAAGTTACTTGCTAAGCAAAAATGTGGCCATGCTTGTCTCCAAGCATTATTGGCAGCAATTCTACTGGTCCTCTGTATGTGTCTAGTCAATTTCACATGTGCGTCCTTTGTAATGATGCGACGACAAAGGCGATCTTGTTGTCACATCAAAGGTATCCAGTACCTAACTACCCAATCCATACAATCCAAGTGGCTGGTCTTGAGCATTCCACTTGTCCTTTTCTCTACTGCTATGTTGAAACTTTGCACCAGAATTGCTGACCAGGAAAACGTGATGACCAGAAGCATCTCAAAATCTAATCAATTTGGTTTCTGCGAAGAAACGTCGAACTTTCGGAGTAGATCGCTATATAAAAAGTCCCCTTTTGTAATCTTCTCCCCGTAAGATAGTCGGAAAGGAAGGGCTCGGCCAACACATGGGCAACTGCAGCAGCTTCAGTCTTCCAAAATGGTATATTATCTGTTTGCAAAAAATAGTTATGCAGTCTTATTAAAAGTTGCTTTCCATATGATTGATTTGTTTTTGAGCAATTCCATATGATTGATGTATATACTAATGGGATCGCAGGATATTCGGTGATCTGCACAACAATGGCATGGTTTCCATTGAAGGGGATGGAACTCATGAAGGCATAAAGACGATCCGGATTCAGAAAGCTTGCGAGTTCACAGCCAGCTCCGTGCTTTGTGTCTGCATTATCACATGGAACATGAATGGCAAGGTGCATCATATACTCATATTCTTGGCTGCGTTCTTCTTGATGGTGGTTGAGCCATTTCCTTTGGTTTAATATCTGTTCTTTCGCGAAGATGTCTGTGGAGGACATAAGAAAGCTGGTGAGCTCCACCAGGAAGTTCGACTTGCTGGTTGTGGGGCTGCAAGAAGTCCCGAAATGTGGCGTCGAACAAGTTCTGCAAGAAGCCATGGCTGATACACACATGTGAGGGACCTTCAACGTTAACCTTTTTTTTTATGAACACTTTGAAGGTTTTCACCTTATTCTGAAATACAGCAATGGTTGTCAAAATTTCAGCTTGTTATGCCAGAAGGCCATGCAGTCTATTCAGATGTTTCTTTTCGGGGCAAAGAGTTCGGAAGCGTACATCAAAGGTGATCATGTTATTATATAGCTGAATATTCTTGGTGTTGAAAGAGCACTTCTAATCTGATCAAATAAGTCCTGTTTAAATACCTGAATTTGGTCAGAAATGAAGGTGGATGAACACGCAGTCGGAGGCTGCGGTGGCGTAATTGGGAGGAAGAAAGGAGCTGTGGCCATGTACGTAAACTTCAGTGGGATCCGGATGGTGTTTGTGTCCTGCCATCTTGCAGGTTGATTTCCAACTTCTGGTCAATCCATTTCTTATTGTTGGGTCTTATTACCTCAGTGCTAATACCGGAAGCAACATTAATTTAATTCAATAGTAACTGTTGTCTTTCAAATGTTATTACGAATAAGTAACAAGGTAACTTATTAAAGTGTAGCCCATGAACGCAAGGTGGAGAAGAGGAACTCTGAATGCCGGCATATTTCGCACTCGCTGTTCTCCAAGAATGACATACATTATGCCAAATCTGCCGACATAACAGTGTGGCTCGGTGACTTGAATTACAGATTAGAAGGAATAAGCTCGATGCCAGCAAGGAAAATGATCGAGGAGAATCGCCAGAGTGTAAGTGTATGCTGGACCTATTCAATTTTTACATGACATAAATGCCTGACATATATGCGCTATTTCAGAAGCTAAGAGACAGAGACCAGCTGCTGCAAGAAGCTGAGAAGGGTCAAGTCTTCCATGGGTACTGTGAAGGGACCTTGTCTTTTAAGCCAACATACAAATATAATGTCGGAAGTAGCAACTACGATTCAAGTTACAAGGTACCTTCAGTTAGTATCATATTAAGATGTCAATTTGTCTGAAGGAAATTGTACATATTCTGGAAAAATAATGTCTTATGCATATGCTCTTCACTTCCTCAGATCAGAGTGCCATCTTGGACAGATAGGATATTGTTCAAGGTTGACCATTCTTCTGGCTTGGATGCGGTGTTAAGTTCATATGAAGCACTTGACTGTGTTAGCAGCTCTGATCACAAGCCTGTGAAAGCTCATCTTTGTCTGAAAGTACGTGGTGGTGATTCATAGATTTATGTTACAATTGACAATCACAAGTATATTTAGATGACTTATTTTTTTGTAACAACAATTGTAAAGGCAAATAGCACAGATCATTATCTATCCTCTGAAAATGATTTCGCTAAATGTAATTTGGTAAAGTCAAAATGTCGACCGTATGTtcatgttgttgttattgttgttgtgtacCCTCTTGATTTTATATGGTGACGTGGATTTTTCGAATTGGTCAGCAGGCTACAAACAACTTCCTGATGTGTTCTTATAGTAAGGAAACAGAAATACCCAGCATATACAGACACCAAACTTTGGTTAATACACACAGTACCATGTCAAATATGGCATTGACATAGCAGAGCAGATTCTTTATCACAGCACATTGTTTCATGGGGTTTAAGGTTCAAACTTTAGGGGACCTCAAtattaggaattttaattttcaagaACAGTATGCGTTTTGATTTCCCAAATTCTAACCAAGGAACACAATTCTTAACTTTCTTGGATTTTTGTATTTCACTACAGATTTTCAGTACAGATTTGCATTTGGAATAAACATCTACTTGTCTAGTATATAAGGGTGTACCAAAACAAAACTATTTCACCTATCTCACAAATTTCATGGTACAGAAACAAGGAAACTCAACGGTTCACACTGACGGTTTGAGTACAGAAACAGATGGTACACACTTTCAGTTAACAAAACTCAGAAAACCAATTCAATGCCATAGATACACATTTCACCACTGAATTAAATTTCTTTCGGGCTTTCAGCTACAAAAGAATGTCTAGTAAAGATGGTACAGAACAAAGAGTTTTACTCATCACACCAATTTCATGGACAAAAACAGGGAAACTTGACAGAACCCTGTTGGTGTGAGAGTTCCTGGCCAACCCCCTCCCTAGTgtacacttctagttgacaaaactCACAAAACCAGTTCGACGCCATAGATACACACTCAGTCTTTTGGATGGAGCAGACAATATAATCGTTGTCTTCTTTAATTTTTTTGCCACATGTTCTAGTCAAGCTGCTGCTTCCTGAAGCCTGGATGTTTTCACCGAGGCCTTCCTCTTTTCTCCAATTTGAGACGGTGCTGTGAAACCACTGAATACAGGGAAAGGAAAAGATATCATGATGTGCTAAAATGCAGAAATCAATGTGTAAATTCAGAAATTCAGAAAGGGGAAGGAACTGATTTGGTTTTGCAAACCTTGTTATTTTGGCTGTTCTCGTTGATGCTGCTGCCCTCTGTGATTTCTCTATGGTTTTTCCTTTAGTCAGCGCAGGCCTCACATTGTTGGGCCGGATGTTACACAAAACCGTTTTGGATTCACCAAGCCGATTCGTGACAGTGTGTGTAATTTGTTTCCTCTGAATTTGCAACATGGACAGATAAGTAAGCAATTCAGCATGTGTGTTTCTAAATTGTACTACCACTAAATTGATTTGGACCGGGAAATGCTCACCTGCTTCTCGCCACAAGTCAGTTTTTCTCTTTCCTTTCCATCAGTGCATCTTCCAGTTTGCTGCATCACATCACAATAGTACATAGAACAATTGAGTAACCAATAGGTGGTAGTCCAAGAAATCAGAAATCTAACGTTGTGCATTCCTGATTCAACTTACCACCAATCGCCTATTTTCATCCTTCAGTGCTGGCATGTCGTTCTTCTCGGCCGCCGTCGGTTTTCTTTCTGGATTTGCATCTTTCAATACCTGTCTCTCCTAAATGCAGCACAAAGAGTAAAGGCCCTTCAGCAAACCGAGTGAAAATCCTTCACAAAAACAAGCAAACGTGGGATGCAATGCAATCATAACTCACATCAGTCCTTAGCCTGAATGGCCTCAGGATGGTATTCTTCTTAAGCTTTCCTCCCTGCTCCGCATTCACTACCTTGTTCTGCCTTTTAAGCACCTGCAATTAGTCATGGCAGCATTTCAGGTTCACCACATCCTACCCACAGCAGCTAAACCATGGCAAACATCATCACTAACGTCAGAGTTTCAGTACCTTTTGAGGAGCATTCTCGCTGTTCTCAGACCGCTTGCtgttttcatcttcttcttcccgaCTCAAGGCTTGCTCGGCGAGCTGATCACCGCACGGCGCATTCTCCTTGTCGTCGCCATGAATGTCGGGCCGCAATGGTTCCGCCACCTCAACCCGTGGTCCCTGCAGCACCTCCTTGGGTTCTTGCCCCCAATTGCGCCTTGCAGTTCGTTTACACGAGTTCTCATCCGCGTTGATGTTCTCACGGCCACTTCGGCTCCCTTCATTTATTTCGGCGTTGGCGCATTTCGCCGAACAGCCTAGGATCATCTTTTTCCCGCTCCTTGGCTCCTGCACTCTCTTCACCGCCGCCGTCTCCTCGCACTTCTTGGCGATCTTCAGCGTGGGCAGCTGCGACAGGTACCTGCTAGGCACCTCCCGGCACGCCAGGTTGAGCTTCTTCATCTTGGAGCAGACCTCGGCCACCGGAGGAGCCTGGATCTTCGCCGGCGTCTCCTTCTTGGGCGTGCTCATGAACAGCGCCTTCACCACGGTCCCCCTCATCTCCGCCGCGTCCGTCGCAACCGGCTTCTTCTGGTGCTTCACGCTGAGGAACGGCTCCTGCCTTGGCCGCACGGTCTTGCTCCGGGGCGTGGTCAGAGCCTTCTTCCTCGCGCTGGACGCGTCGACCCTCGCCGCCTTGGTCCGGACCGGGGAATCTCTCAGGCTGCGAATCCGGTGGCCCTGCAGCCCGGCCCtcgccgccttctcggccgcccCCGTCGCCAGGCTCAGCCTGGTCATCCGGGTCCTCGGCGGCTTCGCCGGCGCCGAGTGGGGGCATTTCGGCAGCGTCGAGCTGCACGGGGTCAACAAATCCGATCTAAATTACAGTGTAATTCAGGCCGGCGGCGGGCgagaaaggaaaaagattcagatgaGAGACGCGCACCTCTGGTTTCTCCTGCTGATGGCCTTCTGCAGCCTCACGTTGGGGCTCCTCGCCGCCATGACCTGCGGGGGGAACGGATCACAACTCGGTTCCGTCAGTCCTCGAATTCAGTCGCGCATCAATCAAACACGAGAAGCCGCGAGATTCGATTCGGGAGAGCGATGGATGGATGGATTACCCGCATGACGAAGCTCCGGTGCAGCGCCTCCGGGTCGACGTGCTCGTGCCTCTGGTCGCAGCCTGCATATCATACGCCGCGATGGCGGATCAGCGGCGAGGCGAATTTGGTGTCTTTGCGTCTCAGATTCGACGGCGAACGCCGGCGATGAGGGGGTTTGCTTGTGGAGGGTTGGAGGATGATTTGATTGCTTACCTACGCGGAGGCAGAACCAGGAGGGGTCGTCGGCGGGGCAGGCGGCGTCGGGCGCGGTGAGGTCGACGAACTTGGGCGCCTCGATGTCCTCGTAGAAGACGCTgtcgtactcctcctcctcctcgttgtcctGGGCGCCGAGGCTGCGGGGGATCTCCATCTGCGCTTGCTCCGCGTTCCGGCTCGGTGGGATCGGCGATATAGCTACCTAGCAAGCTCGCGaaagcggcgggcggcgtcggagaTGGTGTGCTACGGCGAGGCTGTGGGCTGTGGTGGATGTGGCGAGTTGGGCGATGGATTTTTGAGTCCGATCCGGGAGCGGCTGGGGGGAACTAGCCGTTGGAGCGGCGgcgtttcccttttttattttttgaaaccgTGGGCCGTTGGCGACGTGGCAGTAAAAAGAGGTGCTGTAAACTAACACCGGGCGTGAAGGTGAAACCCGGCCGTGCGGAGTAGTGCACGCGCAAAGCTACGGAGTACCAGATTTACCGTGCGGAGTAGTATGAAGCTAGATTACCCAAAGTCCCAAACCGACTATGACATGCGTACACTACACGGACACGCATACGTACACGGGATTAACTCGTAAGGGTGACTCCAATGCATGTCCCAAAACGAACGTTCGTTTCGTTCGGATTTCGTCCGTTTGAGGGTGGCAAACGGTCACGCCTGTCTGCTTGCGGCCGTGCAGTCGTCGGTGCGTCCAACCGGCAGGCTTGTGGGCTCCTGGCAGCTCCcgcaaccctaactccaactccatatgtaCCTATTCGTCCAGAAAAAACCCAGAGAAAAggaatcatcatgttttacgatacggagtcaccaccacctcatgttcttcatcgggagggttgatctggagtctgttccggGCTTCGGAGAGAAGGATTCGACGCCGTCGTCATTATCAACTAtccgccatcaccaatttcatgacacTACATGAATCAGCTTATTTGcagtccgccatggcagacggtaAAGGCACCAAAAGCGGACggtaaagctctttgccgtccgccaccgacGGCAAACTTGCCCAGCAAAGAGAGCGACGGTAAACATGTTCTTTGCCGTATGTTTCCTCAAAGCGCCCTTTACCGtcggcggcggacggcaaagaacatggACGGTAAAAACATGCGTTAGtcacgttaggtggctaacggcagcctTTGCTGCCCGCTAGCACAAGGCAAAGCTGCCCGTCCTGACGTCAGCAGATGCGTCAGCAGACCCAGCTCTTTGCCGTCGGCCACCGACGGCAAATTGACCAAATGGGTCTGCTCCCAGGTTGCTGCCACATGACTTCTTTGTCGTTGGGAGCGGACGGCAAAGGTCCCTTTGTCGTCGGGGGCGGGCGGCAAAGTGCctgtattgttgctatttttttgttTCCTGTTATATCCCTGCATTTTCAAAAGATATATATGATATATATAGTTTCAACATCAAACTAACCCATGTATCAAACATCTAGCAGTCCATCAATGCAACATAACACATAGGGGATTAAAAGATCCAATACATACATAGTTTCACGGAGTtcatccatatatacatacatagtttTACATTGTTCACCAATACAAATGAAAATAAGAACTAAACACTAGCAGTCCATTAATgctgcttccatgaagtgaatcaaaccttcttcttcttcttcttcttctcttctatctTTTTATCCCTTTCCTCCTCATTCtcattctcattcttcttcttttattctttctttttcttctttttcttcttctattctttctttttctcctctttcttgttttcttcttgttattccttatttgtgtcattttagagccaaCATAGCTAATCATGTCAGTTTTAGCcaactaagcttattatgtcaatttggagaaaaataaggtaagtataggtcaATTTTGTGCTAACCTAGGTGATGATGCCATTTTCGAGCCAACTTACGTAAGTAAAGCTCATtttttttatctaacttaggtaattatcccatttaggaggaaaataagctaagtatgcatttgttaagcaaaacactagagaaaacttaccctcatcacaacaaatgcgatgaagatcgcaaccaaggtaacacttgatgcaacggcataatgataccaagcctcattatcaatggcatattttctaatcttcttaatcttcaagcgcattgcattcatcttcatcttgtgatcatcgatgacatcgatagcatacaactccaatttcatcttctcttattcaattctttttattttttattttaaatactcattttatttttcaattaaatttaacttctcgacaagagggtcagttgcaatttccggttcacatacctcctagataaaaatatctctatgtcaacttgatggccataattgtcataaatgtaaaatgcaacaaatagttataaaagataatttaCCACATATGAATCATAAAgtgggcgagggccgacggggacggatatcaagaccatggcactatgtataacaaacaatcatacaaagtaagaaagttatacaagtaactatataaatcatacaatcatataAGTAaatatataaatcaagtacaacataaaaaattgaatacctaataataatcTAGTTCTTCGGGTTCAATAAATGCTctgggatcaataaatgcatcatcatcatcatcactatcatgaaTGAAGTGCTCATTGGGTTCAAcgacatcaacatgtggaaggcccccTTTACGTAATCGATCAACCATTGAcaagtcatccgcagcagtaacctcttcttgttcaggCCAGGGGGTGAAGTCGGGTTCACAGTCgcagtctacttcaatgttctggtgtGAAGTAGAGCATTTCTTGAAGATTTTTTTtagaaagacgtgtttcttggaagaattcaccTTCATATGTGCCTGGgtgaatgtgaggttcataatcctcttcattggggggaggtggtctaacatgcGGCGGCACttgataaacgacatcccaaccatttAGATTTGGATCGATTTGGCAGGCCCATGATAGATAGAAAACTGGGGTCGCCTGTTGAGTCGTAATATAGACATcgagaacatctaaatgggtgctttgtttgatttcgactagccttgtatgttcatgagtccttctagtctccttcggctggaaccagtaacatttgaagactacgacgttcGGTGCATTttgaccatagaatagaagttcataaattgcttcaactctcccataatactcgatacctccatcgctgatagcagagacacaacaatttgtagactttcggtcggtcaTAGATAGCTCTTTGTCGTAGGTAcggaagcgatacccgttgatgtcgtatttgtcaaatgaacggaccttaaagtcaaaaccattagcgacttgtctcaattcggcatccatagactctgaattagcctacaagtttaatacggaaTGATTGTTGCATTAGCCGCAAATTAGACGAAGAAACGAGAATGGCCTAacggaaattaccgtttgtttgaaccaagagatgaaaccgggaaagCCGCttccttgctttgccagaagctcatactattTGATGgattccttttggatcaccgctccatccgAGAATTTGGCGACATATCAATTGTATCAAAAAATAtccgggaataagagcagttcaaaggaattagaagttgcgaaatGATTTacgcgagaacttactcgatgtatggCCGCACTTCTATTAGGTTGGTGAATATATACAAAGAAATTGTCTGCCATTCTTAGACATCCAACGATATTGGTTTTGAAGAACCGACTGGTgcaagattccctttgaataggttgTGGTTGGATTTAGGGtcgccagcattgtaccgaggcttcggattatgcaaatggcgatttttggcttcgtagtgtgctatcACAAAGTTATGGTCATCATCAactacattttcacccacaagataatttccctcatagctgaccttccaagattgaaccatgcctttggcttcgtccagttttgctttcctttcggttcttgcatgttttgtaatggtctatcacatagcgcctcctgatcgactctagccttagtattatcctttgacttcccgtccgtgccgaacaatgtaccaaaaagtgcctcggt is drawn from Triticum dicoccoides isolate Atlit2015 ecotype Zavitan chromosome 4A, WEW_v2.0, whole genome shotgun sequence and contains these coding sequences:
- the LOC119286709 gene encoding type IV inositol polyphosphate 5-phosphatase 11-like isoform X1: MGNCSSFSLPKWIFGDLHNNGMVSIEGDGTHEGIKTIRIQKACEFTASSVLCVCIITWNMNGKMSVEDIRKLVSSTRKFDLLVVGLQEVPKCGVEQVLQEAMADTHINGCQNFSLLCQKAMQSIQMFLFGAKSSEAYIKEMKVDEHAVGGCGGVIGRKKGAVAMYVNFSGIRMVFVSCHLAAHERKVEKRNSECRHISHSLFSKNDIHYAKSADITVWLGDLNYRLEGISSMPARKMIEENRQSKLRDRDQLLQEAEKGQVFHGYCEGTLSFKPTYKYNVGSSNYDSSYKIRVPSWTDRILFKVDHSSGLDAVLSSYEALDCVSSSDHKPVKAHLCLKVRGGDS
- the LOC119286709 gene encoding type IV inositol polyphosphate 5-phosphatase 11-like isoform X2, with translation MGNCSSFSLPKWIFGDLHNNGMVSIEGDGTHEGIKTIRIQKACEFTASSVLCVCIITWNMNGKMSVEDIRKLVSSTRKFDLLVVGLQEVPKCGVEQVLQEAMADTHILLCQKAMQSIQMFLFGAKSSEAYIKEMKVDEHAVGGCGGVIGRKKGAVAMYVNFSGIRMVFVSCHLAAHERKVEKRNSECRHISHSLFSKNDIHYAKSADITVWLGDLNYRLEGISSMPARKMIEENRQSKLRDRDQLLQEAEKGQVFHGYCEGTLSFKPTYKYNVGSSNYDSSYKIRVPSWTDRILFKVDHSSGLDAVLSSYEALDCVSSSDHKPVKAHLCLKVRGGDS
- the LOC119286710 gene encoding uncharacterized protein LOC119286710 translates to MEIPRSLGAQDNEEEEEYDSVFYEDIEAPKFVDLTAPDAACPADDPSWFCLRVGCDQRHEHVDPEALHRSFVMRVMAARSPNVRLQKAISRRNQSSTLPKCPHSAPAKPPRTRMTRLSLATGAAEKAARAGLQGHRIRSLRDSPVRTKAARVDASSARKKALTTPRSKTVRPRQEPFLSVKHQKKPVATDAAEMRGTVVKALFMSTPKKETPAKIQAPPVAEVCSKMKKLNLACREVPSRYLSQLPTLKIAKKCEETAAVKRVQEPRSGKKMILGCSAKCANAEINEGSRSGRENINADENSCKRTARRNWGQEPKEVLQGPRVEVAEPLRPDIHGDDKENAPCGDQLAEQALSREEEDENSKRSENSENAPQKVLKRQNKVVNAEQGGKLKKNTILRPFRLRTDERQVLKDANPERKPTAAEKNDMPALKDENRRLVQTGRCTDGKEREKLTCGEKQRKQITHTVTNRLGESKTVLCNIRPNNVRPALTKGKTIEKSQRAAASTRTAKITSGFTAPSQIGEKRKASVKTSRLQEAAA
- the LOC119286708 gene encoding mitochondrial import receptor subunit TOM6 homolog produces the protein MFLGAMPRKPSKEAAYKELRLHLSIMAGCIAVIRAAPYILHYLTREPGMTELKLEL